A single genomic interval of Osmerus eperlanus chromosome 14, fOsmEpe2.1, whole genome shotgun sequence harbors:
- the dctpp1 gene encoding glutamyl-tRNA(Gln) amidotransferase subunit B, mitochondrial, with protein MAMNGGDVQGLKGDMPVSSNLTNGTSKKLHSLSTCTNGDVDSKQTEMGTAAPARFSFSSEPTIEDVRRMQAEFTDERDWNQFHKPRNLLLAMVGEVGEVSELFQWRGEVDEGLPNWTHAERENLAQELSDVFIYLVELAEKCHVDLPQAVLRKMALNRLKYPASKVHGSAKKYTEYKD; from the coding sequence ATGGCAATGAATGGTGGTGATGTGCAAGGGTTGAAAGGCGACATGCCCGTCTCATCAAACTTAACAAATGGCACTTCTAAGAAGTTGCACTCATTGTCAACTTGTACAAATGGGGATGTTGACTCGAAACAGACTGAGATGGGCACAGCAGCACCAGCGAGGTTTTCCTTCAGTTCCGAGCCCACAATCGAAGATGTTCGGCGGATGCAAGCGGAGTTTACAGACGAGCGAGACTGGAATCAGTTTCACAAGCCCCGCAACCTTCTGCTCGCCATGGTCGGAGAGGTGGGTGAAGTCTCCGAGCTATTCCAGTGGCGTGGAGAGGTGGACGAGGGACTGCCCAACTGGACCCATGCCGAGCGGGAGAACCTCGCACAAGAACTCAGTGACGTTTTCATTTACCTTGTGGAGCTTGCAGAGAAATGCCACGTGGATTTACCCCAAGCGGTACTCCGTAAAATGGCCCTAAACCGGCTGAAGTACCCGGCCAGCAAGGTGCACGGTTCAGCAAAGAAGTACACCGAATATAAAGACTGA